The Celeribacter baekdonensis genomic interval CGAATATAAAAGCCACTCCAGCGGCTGATCAATCACGCCCCAGGATTGCAGTGCCGAATTGGCGATGCCATTGCGGCCAAGGAACGGAATCCATGAGATCATGCGGATGATATTTGAGGTCCAAAATGGGATCGTGCAGAGCAAAAACAGCGCGATTTGCATGGTCTGGCTGCGGATGTGAAAGGCGAGGTAATAGGCGACGGTAAAGCCGATCAAAAGCGTCAGCGCCCATGTGATCGCCGCATATTTCAATGTGGCGTAAAACACTTTGTAGGTGACAGGCGAGCCGAACAGGAACTCATAATTCTCCAAAGAAAAATCTGGGATGATCGAAAATTCTGTGGCGCGCCAAAAGCTGACCACCACGATGGTGATGATCGGCAAGATCAAAAATCCGATGAGGACAAGCGTCAGGGGAGAGGCCTGTAGCCATCCTTGGATGTGACGGTTTTTCAACATCTGTCCTCACTCAACACCGGGTCTCGCCCGCGCGCTTCTTTTGTCTGAAAATATCTCGGGGGAGGAAGGTGCGGCCCCGTAGGGCTGCACCGGCGGGGCAGAGCCCCCTCATATTAGGAGGCGATGAATTCGTTCCATTTGCGGACCATGTATTGGTTCTCATCCATGACCGCGTTCCAACAGGCGACAGAGCCCATCCGGTCGTAGAATGATCCACCATCACGGGTCTCACCCGCCTTGGCCAACACATCGCCAAACGGGGAGGTGATGTCGCCGGTGGCCGCTTTGCCTTCAAACCAGTAGCCCCATTCGTTTTCGGACATGTACTCTTTGGAGGTCTCCGGCACAGCGGAGTAGTAGCCCTGACGCATCAGGAACCCGCCGACCCAGCCATCGAGATACCAGTTGATGTATTCGTAAGCCGCATCCAGCTCCATGCCCGTCAGGGATTTCGAAAGCCCGATGCCGCCACCCCAAGAGCGATAGCCTTCTTTGAGCGGTTGATAGACACACTCAATGCCGCGCGATTTCACCGCAGTGATCGCAGGCGACCACATGGATTGGATCACAACTTCGCCAGAGGCCATCAGGTTCACCGACTCGTCAAAGCTCTTCCAAAAGGCGCGGAACTGACCGGCTTTTTTGGCTTCGGTGAAAATCGCAAATGTCTTGTCGATCTCGTCTTTGGTCATGTTGCCTTTGTCGGCATATTGGATTTCACCCATCGCTTCACAGACCATCGCCATGTCCATGATGCCGATCGAGGAGATGTCGAGGATCGAGGCTTTGCCTTTGAACTCAGGGTTCAACAGTTCGGCCCATGTGTTGATCGGACGGCCGATCAGGTCAGGGCGGATGCCCAGCGTGTCGGCGTTGTAGATCGTTGGGATCAGGGTCATCCAGCCGGTTTCTTCGGTGGCAAATGAGGTCGCGCCCGGACCTTCGACAAAGCCGACGGTGGAGGGCGCGGTGCCTTGGGCGATCACGCTGTCCGGGGTCAGTTTGCCGGATTTAAAAATGCCGACGATCTTGTCGTAATTCTTGATTTTGGACGTGTCCATGGCCTGAAGATTTCCGGTCGGCCAGACCTTTTTACAAATCCAATATTCGATATCGGCGATGTCAAAACTGTCGGGCTGGGTCGCGGCGCGTTGGGTCACGGAATCGGAATCCAATGCGGTCATTTCAAGCGTGAAACCCAAGTCTTCTTTCACCTTTTGCCCAACTTCATTGAGGTTGGACACCCCGGTGCCGAATTGGCGCAGAGTGATATCTTTGATTTCCTGTGCCCAGACCATGGGCGCGGGGAATGCAGAGGCTGCGGCTGCGGCAGCCCCGCCCTTAAGCACCGCGCGGCGCGAATAACGCATTTTAGACATGACAATCTTCCCTTGTTGCAGAGGTTTTGGAGGAGAGGTTAGGCTTGGAGGCGGTGGACCCGCCCCTCGTCCCAAGCAAGCCGCACGGCATCGCCCGGATTTTTCGGCATTTGAAAAAATTGATCTTCGGGCACCAGCGCCAAGACTTCTTCGCCCGCGTTGGTCATCGAGGTCATTGCCACATGCGCGCCCTGATATTCGACCGAGGTCACAGTTGCGGCCAGTCCGGCCTCGCCCAAAGTGACCTCATCGGCACGTAGGGCGACCTTGGTGCCATTCAGCGAAATCACATTATGTCCGCCCATGAAACGTGCCACGAATTCGGTGCGCGGCGTGTTCCACACGCTGCGCGCGGGGCCGGCCTGTTCAATCACCGCATTGTTCATCACCACGATCTCATCGGCCAGCGCCAGCGCTTCGTCCTGCCCATGGGTGACGTGTAAAAAGGTGATGCCCAG includes:
- a CDS encoding ABC transporter permease — translated: MLKNRHIQGWLQASPLTLVLIGFLILPIITIVVVSFWRATEFSIIPDFSLENYEFLFGSPVTYKVFYATLKYAAITWALTLLIGFTVAYYLAFHIRSQTMQIALFLLCTIPFWTSNIIRMISWIPFLGRNGIANSALQSWGVIDQPLEWLLYSDFSVILAFVHLYTLFMVVPIFNTMTRIDHSLIEAARDNGASGFQTLRHVIVPLTKPGIMIGTIFVLTLVMGDFITVRFMSGSQKANVGRLISNDIALLQYPSAAATAVILLITVLIVIGILLRFVDIRKEL
- a CDS encoding ABC transporter substrate-binding protein, which codes for MSKMRYSRRAVLKGGAAAAAASAFPAPMVWAQEIKDITLRQFGTGVSNLNEVGQKVKEDLGFTLEMTALDSDSVTQRAATQPDSFDIADIEYWICKKVWPTGNLQAMDTSKIKNYDKIVGIFKSGKLTPDSVIAQGTAPSTVGFVEGPGATSFATEETGWMTLIPTIYNADTLGIRPDLIGRPINTWAELLNPEFKGKASILDISSIGIMDMAMVCEAMGEIQYADKGNMTKDEIDKTFAIFTEAKKAGQFRAFWKSFDESVNLMASGEVVIQSMWSPAITAVKSRGIECVYQPLKEGYRSWGGGIGLSKSLTGMELDAAYEYINWYLDGWVGGFLMRQGYYSAVPETSKEYMSENEWGYWFEGKAATGDITSPFGDVLAKAGETRDGGSFYDRMGSVACWNAVMDENQYMVRKWNEFIAS